In the Bos javanicus breed banteng chromosome 28, ARS-OSU_banteng_1.0, whole genome shotgun sequence genome, one interval contains:
- the TFAM gene encoding transcription factor A, mitochondrial: MALLRGVWGVLNALGKSGADLCAGCGSRLRSPFSFAYVPKWFSSSLSGYPKKPMTSYVRFSKEQLPIFKAQNPDAKNSELIKKIAKLWRELPDSEKKIYEDAYRADWQVYKEEINRIQEQLTPSQMVSLEKEIMQKRLKKKALIKKRELTMLGKPKRPRSAYNIFIAERFQEARDGTSQVKLKAINENWKNLSNSQKQVYIQLAKDDKIRYYNEMKSWEEQMMEVGREDLIRRSIKYPAKNDPEKF, translated from the exons ATGGCGCTTCTCCGGGGCGTATGGGGCGTGCTGAATGCGCTGGGAAAGTCAGGAGCGGATCTCTGCGCGGGCTGTGGCAGTCGACTGCGCTCTCCCTTTAG tTTTGCGTATGTTCCAAAATGGTTTTCATCCAGCTTGAGTGGTTATCCAAAGAAGCCCATGACTTCATACGTTCGATTTTCTAAAGAACAGCTGCCCATATTTAAAGCTCAGAACCCAG atgcaaaaaattcagaactaattaaaaaaattgcCAAGCTATGGAGGGAACTTCCTGATTCAGAGAAAAAG ATATATGAAGATGCTTACAGGGCAGACTGGCAGGTATACAAGGAAGAGATAAACAGAATTCAAGAACAACTAACTCCAAGTCAAATGGTATCTTTGGAAAAAGAAATCATGCAGAAACGTTTAAAAAAGAAAGCGTTAATAAAAAAGAGA GAGTTAACAATGCTTGGAAAACCGAAAAGACCTCGCTCAGCTTATAACATTTTTATAGCTGAACGTTTTCAGGAAGCTAGGGATGGCACATCACAG GTAAAGCTGAAAGCTAtaaatgaaaactggaaaaatctCTCTAATTCTCAAAAGCAA GTATATATTCAGCTTGCTAAAGATGATAAAATTCGTTATTATAACGAAATGAAATCTTGGGAGGAACAAATGATGGAAGTTGGACGAGAAGATCTTATACGTCGCTCAATTAAATACCCAGCAAAAAATGACCCTGAGAAGTTTTAA